The region GAATGACGTATAAGGCAATATCATCATTCGCGCAAACAATCGCTTCCGGAATGTATGGAAAGGCACTTATTGCATCTTCCACTTCTTCTATTTTATAGTAACGTTCTGCTTTATGAGAAACCGCAACAATATCTCGATCGATGGAAAGATTTGCCAAACGCATTCCATCCAGAAAACCTTCATAACGTTGTTTTATTGATTCGCAATATGTTACATCACCAATAAATCCAATCTTTTTCATACCCTGTGATATTAGATGTTCTATTATCATTCGAATACTATTTTTACCCTCACATATAATAACATCGTTATAACCAAAGCTGCCAAGTCCATTTACCGGCTGATCTAAGAATACAGTTGGCAACTTCATCTTAAGAATCATATCCGTATATTTGCCAGTGAATACACCGATAAATAAAATTGCATCTACATTCTCTGTAAAGTCTAATGGTAAGGTAAGATTCACTTCATCCTCATCACTTATAAAATTCAGCCTAAGCTTACAGCCATTTTTATTTACTTCATCAGAAATCCCCATAATAATACTATTCCAAAATGCACATAATTCTCGTCTGGCAAGAACAACTATAGTCTTGTAGTCATTCATACTCGTTTTCAACTTAAATTCATTCAATACAGCAGGAGCTAATTTAAGATAACCAAGTTCACACGCTTTCTTAATAACAAGATAACGGGTTTCATATGCTACGGTTTCAGAATTATTCAAAGCTCTTGCAACTGTATTTCTAGATAAATTTAATTCTTTTGCAACATCCTGAATTGTTACCTTTTTCATACTAATCCTATCCCCTATGATACGTTCTATGGTTAGGGTTCCCCTATGTAATCTAGTACCCGGAATACTACATACTAACCACGCTTATATTAGTTGAGTTATATTATTTTACACATATATGCAAATTTGTGCATGTAATATTTAGCTCATTTATGATACTGGTTTCTATAACAAATCTTACCATATATTTTGTAACTATTCAAGTTTGTCTAGCATAAAATTGTTTCTTTATTTATATATTGCACCATCTCGTGAACTTTTTTTGTAAAATATTTGCATCATCATAGGAATCCCAGTTTTTGAAGAATAAAAAAAATATTACTTCAAGACATCGAAAGAAAAATAGCATATCAAGACATCGAAAGAAAAATAGCATTGACATATCGTAAAGTTTACTGTAACATCATTTAATATACAGCTGTCTTGTCAGCTGTATATTAAAAAACATAATGAGGTATTTCGAAATGAAAAATAGTAAAACTCAAACTCAAACACTTACCATTTCAGCTCTTTTGTGTGCAATTGGGATTGCTATACCATTATTTGCGCCAAAGATAGTTCTAGAACCAGCTTCCTTCACATTAGCAAGCCATGTTCCAATTTTCATCGCAATGTTCATATCACCAATTGTCGCAATCTCCGTAGCACTCATAACCAGTATGGGATTTCTCTTTGCTGGCTTTCCACTCATTGTTGTACTTAGAGCATTAACTCACTTAGTTTTTGCAACCATAGGTGCTATCATACTTAAGAATAATAGTAATATATTGCATAAGAAATCAAGTACTACCTTGTTTGCTTTTCTTATCTCTGTTGTCCACGCGGTATGTGAAGTTATTGTAGTAACCTTCTTTTACTGGGGTGCTAGTGTATCTGATTTATATTATGAAAAAGGATACCTTCTGTCCGTTATAGGACTTATCGGATTGGGAACTATTATTCATAGCATGATTGATTTTAGTATTTCAGTACTTGTTTGGAAACCGATTAAGAAAATTATTTCAATCCCGGCAAGCGCTGGCGTCAAAGTAAACTCATAATCTATGAAAAGAGGTCTTTTTAGACTGTAATATACAATTCTACAGCGGTAGACCCATAATTCTACAATTGTAGACTTTCTTCCCTATTTTTTATTTCCCCTATCATTTGCTTAAAAAAATAATTTTAGACGAAAAATAACGTGACTTACATCCTCAAACAAGAAAAAATACACTTTGCGGATTTTTCTTGTCATGAATGATAGAAGTCACGCTTTTTGTTAATAACCTATTCCAAAAACACTTGATTATCAGAACGTGTCTTTCGTTTCGATAATATTATCCGTTATAAACATAGCATCACCAAAAGAGAAGAATCGATATCTCTCTTTCACTGCTTCCTCATAGGCTGCAATGATATGTTCTCTACTTGCAAGAGCAGATACTAGCATCAATAAAGTAGACTCTGGAAGGTGAAAATTCGTAATAAGGCAATTTAAAACTTTAAACTTGTATCCAGGATAGATAAAAATCTCTGTTGCACCACTTTTTGCTTGTACAAATCCATCCTCATTCGCAGCAGATTCAATAGTTCTGCAACTAGTTGTACCAACACAAATGATTCTTCCACCTGCTCGTTTCGCATCATTTATTTTTTTTGCTTCACTCTCTTCTACTTGGTAAACTTCGGAATGCATATGATGATCTAAGATATCATCTTCTTTTACAGGACGAAATGTACCTAGTCCTACATGAAGAGTAACATTTGCAATAACAACGCCCATATCCTCAATTTGCTTTAAAAGTTCGTTCGTAAAGTGAAGTCCCGCGGTAGGTGCAGCTGCAGACCCCTCATGTTTTGCATATACTGTTTGATATCTATTTTTATCAGCTAACTCATGAGTGATATATGGAGGAAGAGGCATCTGACCAAGTTCATCTAATATTTCCTCAAAAATACCTTGGTAAGTAAACTTAACAAGACGATTTCCTTCTTCAACTACATCAATAATTTCA is a window of Lachnoclostridium phytofermentans ISDg DNA encoding:
- a CDS encoding LacI family DNA-binding transcriptional regulator — translated: MKKVTIQDVAKELNLSRNTVARALNNSETVAYETRYLVIKKACELGYLKLAPAVLNEFKLKTSMNDYKTIVVLARRELCAFWNSIIMGISDEVNKNGCKLRLNFISDEDEVNLTLPLDFTENVDAILFIGVFTGKYTDMILKMKLPTVFLDQPVNGLGSFGYNDVIICEGKNSIRMIIEHLISQGMKKIGFIGDVTYCESIKQRYEGFLDGMRLANLSIDRDIVAVSHKAERYYKIEEVEDAISAFPYIPEAIVCANDDIALYVIRCLRKRGYRVPEDVAVTGFDNIEGLTQVESILTTVAVRNQKVGKRLVQQLLWRMENPDFPREIISIETQPIIRMSSMRNLENK
- the queA gene encoding tRNA preQ1(34) S-adenosylmethionine ribosyltransferase-isomerase QueA — protein: MKKQDFYFDLPEELIAQDPLEDRSGSRLLVLDKNTGKVTHHIFKEIVKYLKKGDCLVLNNTKVIPARLMGERIIEKTPLAPGHSYGKEGTPIELLLLKRKPDDVWETLVRPGKKAKVGTKISFGDGKLIGEIIDVVEEGNRLVKFTYQGIFEEILDELGQMPLPPYITHELADKNRYQTVYAKHEGSAAAPTAGLHFTNELLKQIEDMGVVIANVTLHVGLGTFRPVKEDDILDHHMHSEVYQVEESEAKKINDAKRAGGRIICVGTTSCRTIESAANEDGFVQAKSGATEIFIYPGYKFKVLNCLITNFHLPESTLLMLVSALASREHIIAAYEEAVKERYRFFSFGDAMFITDNIIETKDTF